Proteins from a genomic interval of Capsicum annuum cultivar UCD-10X-F1 chromosome 4, UCD10Xv1.1, whole genome shotgun sequence:
- the LOC107868469 gene encoding armadillo repeat-containing protein LFR — protein MQKRQSGAGAGAGGGSATPAAKRGRPLGSVNTNSAAATAAAAAAANAADSVAPPSLLGPSLHVHYAFADQNNKRIVLALQSGLKSELTWALNTLTLLSFKEKDEVRKDATPLAKIPGLLDALLQVIDDWRDIALPRVLVKTPRVRLLGANSAVTGFGNEYEALNSDNPLPHPSTGSGSSNKETSVLKCANKLRPRAWSYEEDGLFNLDEEGRAEKQLCAVAASNILRNFSNMPDNEVIMAQHRHCLETIFQCLEDYVTEDEELVTNALETVVNLALLLELQIFSSPSKPSFIKMTEKRAVQALMGMLGSAVKAWHSGAAELIGRLIINPENDALLLPFASQIYKRLVDIISLPPTDAQAAAVGALYNLAGVSMDCRLKLASERWAIDRLLKVIKTPHPTQEVCRKAATILENLVLEPQNKPHLLPYENAFAEMLFGDSRYSDIFARILYELTSRPSNKVASACGIWGM, from the exons ATGCAGAAACGGCAAAGCGGTGCCGGTGCCGGTGCCGGCGGTGGCTCAGCTACTCCGGCAGCTAAAAGAGGTCGTCCATTAGGCAGCGTAAACACTAACTCCGCCGCAGCTACGGCGGCGGCAGCCGCCGCAGCTAATGCTGCCGACTCCGTTGCTCCGCCTTCGCTTCTCGGACCTTCGCTACATGTTCACTATGCATTTGCTG ATCAGAACAATAAAAGGATTGTTCTGGCACTTCAAAGTGGATTGAAGAGTGAGCTGACATGGGCATTAAACACTCTCACTTTGCTATCATTTAAGGAGAAGGATGAAGTCCGCAAAGATGCAACCCCTCTTGCGAAAATTCCTGGGTTGCTTGATGCTCTACTTCAAGTT ATAGATGACTGGCGTGATATAGCCTTACCGAGGGTGCTTGTGAAGACACCACGTGTTCGGCTGTTGGGTGCAAATTCAGCTGTTACTGGATTTGGAAATGAATATGAGGCCTTGAACTCGGATAATCCCCTACCGCATCCTAG TACTGGATCTGGATCTTCCAACAAAGAGACATCTGTTCTGAAGTGTGCTAACAAGCTTCGCCCTAGAGCCTGGAGTTATGAAGAAGATGGCCTATTTAATTTGGATGAGGAGGGTCGGGCTGAGAAGCAGCTGTGTGCTGTTGCTGCTTCAAACATTCTCCGCAACTTCTCTAACATGCCAGATAATGAAGTCATCATGGCGCAGCATAGGCATTGCCTTGAAACCATATTTCAATGTCTTGAAGATTATGTTACAG AGGATGAGGAACTTGTCACAAATGCCCTCGAAACTGTAGTGAATTTGGCTCTATTGCTGGAGCTTCAGATCTTTAGCTCCCCATCAAAACCTTCTTTCATCAAAATGAC GGAGAAACGTGCAGTCCAGGCTCTCATGGGAATGCTGGGATCTGCTGTTAAGGCTTGGCACTCTGGCGCTGCTGAATTAATTGGCCGTCTTATAATAAATCCTGAAAACGATGCTCTCCTACTTCCTTTTGCTTCACAG ATATACAAACGTTTGGTTGATATAATAAGCCTACCACCTACTGATGCTCAAGCAGCTGCTGTAGGTGCACTATATAACCTTGCAGGAGTAAGTATGGACTGTCGTTTGAAGCTGGCAAGTGAACGATG GGCAATTGATCGGCTGTTAAAAGTGATCAAGACGCCACATCCAACACAAGAAGTTTGCAGGAAAGCAGCAACTATTTTGGAAAACCTTGTGTTGGAGCCGCAGAACAAGCCCCATCTACTACCATATGAAAATGCTTTTGCGGAGATGCTCTTTGGTGATTCAAGGTACTCGGACATTTTTGCGAGGATATTATATGAACTAACCTCACGGCCAAGCAACAAAGTTGCATCAGCTTGTGGGATCTGGGGCATGTAA